CTGCTGTGAGAACACGTGGAAAAATTCAAGCGCGCCCCTGCTAGTGCCAACACAAGTTGGTCCGCAAAAAGTCAGTGAATTatcatgggctgcgtaatgtatgggggAAATCTATATATACAtacattaattttataattttttttttcattctattatcgtcaaaaaattgaatttaaaaaaaatttgaactagttaggtacctattgacgTGCGAGTAAGTATACCCAATCTGTACCAACATGATCGAAACtgaaactcacaaaaaaaaataatttggtgGGTATCTATTCTTTGTACCTAGATATACCTACAAATTATTAGTCTAATCACCAATTGATttcgttttcagttttaaaaaatgttactttttatTGACTTAAATGACCctgtaaaatatcattttcaaagaaatcaacGAGCAATGATCAAACGCGCCAGAAAACATAAAATTCTattcaaattcatatttttgaaaacgaatttggCTTCGATTTggttataattttgttttcattaaaaatctttatttcaaaattgatgttattaATTAATTGCCCATAATTTCCAAGAAGGGAGACGATGTCTAACAAGGGAAGTATTCCAGATcgtaaagaaatttttaaactagacaaagctaaatcgagagagcatgcaaaaattcgtcattaaccaaaattttaagtgctaggTGAAATGCTTTTCACTATTTTCGTTGAACTTGAGAAAATCGAATTTGGGCCAAAAGTAGAAGAAAAactaacaaaatttcaccaaactgcCCTTTTGGTAGGTGATgtacgtaagtacctacctacttcatctTAAGCCACATCCTCAACGATTGGATTTAGATTTAAGAAGTCCCAGCACCTtcagcgaattttcaaaaagctgaagtttccgcaaaattttatccaatgaagctggaaaattgaaattttatgcataCCTACCTCAAATTCAACTtatcaaattgattgaaatggGTTTAagctattttggagcctccggaaACTAAGtatatgaaatatcaatttccGAAATAGCACCCCCAATTAAAAAATCACTTATGTAATTCAAGTTTAGCTGTATAAACGCGATTGGTGTTTGTTAATGGCCTGCTTCACggattataggtacctaagtacgtaCATAGAACTTTTTTCCGGATTCAAATATTGCCGATTTGAAAAGATaggtagttacctacctataaaattaGATTTTGATAAAGTATGGGTGGAAAATTGCGTGTTTGCCAAAGCCCCACTTTTATCATCGGATTGTTTTTCATAACCTTATCCTCacattgttttaaatttcaataaaaaaaagttgccacATGTATATATAGCTAGGCCTGCTAGCTAGTGCTGTACGTATTTATAACTCACCTTCATCCGGAAAATGATGAAACGGGGGAAAATTGCAGTTCTtctatcaaaaatgatttttttcactcgcgTATAAGCATATTATGTGTGTGCAATTACAACCATACTGATTGAATACAATATTACCAGGAGGTACGCAACAAAAGTATAACGTCAAtacagttttaaaatatgtttcaaaaaagttacaGACCTATCTGTGGTTTTCGTTTTCAACAGCTGaatcaaatgaaataatttacctacctacgtataaataGTATGACGCATGCTCCCTATCTACATGAATATGATTTCTGATAGGTTACCctggtgattaatttttttatagccACTGTAACTATAGATAAGTAACTcataaaatgaacattttttacaagattttgAACAGTGATGAAACAAATAAACTTGGAATTACCAAGAGCAATTTCACTCGAATCACATTATACATACGaatattacatacctacctatttcaattttccttcatttgatattttttgagcgAATCTCCAGATCTCCAGATCTCTCTCTTGCCTATTCGTTGACTAAAGATGAATAGAGACTCAATCaagtaaaaatacctacttcaaccccggaattttttaaaatacataggtaggtactataattTTCTTTTACTTGTATGTAATTTAAACATCAAGTATCTCTGATATAATagagttttcagaaaaattaccgAATTACACATACCTAcgtcgtaggtaggtaggttggttACCTAGTTAGTTTCGGTAACTTTGTGATTGCGAACCCATTCTGAACATTCTAACAGAAGAAATTTGTTATATGGGCCTCATTTCAATCAATCATTCACATATTTACGACtctaaaaaataggtacccacAATTTTTTACCAAGGAAAAAATGTACTCATCTATTTTCTATGACGATtagatgaacaaattttttcgtgttcagcgaaaatcattaatttttaaaattgataacaatACTTAATATCGAGAGCCCAACAGAGCTTATTACCTTTACCAATCAGCTAattattgtttgatttttttctggctTGCAGCAAGCCGATAAGACAAACTTGTATTGGGCAATTGGTAAAAGGTTATCACACTGTCGATTatattgcttttttatttttaaaaaaaattgttattcatGGTAACGGTACCTGCCTAATTAGTAGTTCTTGGATACATTGCCAGTAGTATTTTACTTTACTTTGCAAAAAGTGCTTCGTATCACATTTTGTAGGCTCCAATTTAATTGGGTACCTAAGTATCTCTAcctcaagtacatacataaatgttTTACccatgagtgaaaaaattgcacattttcgTTAACAGTTCGAGCGTTTTTAATTCGGTGAGTGTTTTTTCCCCTTGTAATAGGTAAATTGATCTTACGTAAATAGACAACCTGATAAGCAAACAGCAAAAtagataagtaagtacctatctaaagaactttcattttattatatgtacgagtaatttctaTAATTCTTCTTCATCCttttgcagtatttttttttgtttttttaaaaatatattttgaactgttgagaattttgtgaaataatatttttcatatgCACTTAATCTTATTCAATATCTCgaagtagagaaaaaagtttttttcgacCAGATTGGTgccatcaaaatttgtttacatGATTTCGTGATCTCTAAGGTACCATATTGGTTTTGTTCAACTCAAAAGGTTGTACTTTCTTATGTGATTGCATTTCTGAAGGTAGCTATCTAAAGTGcaattgaaaaactaaaaatgtgcATTTAGATCGGAagataacttgaaaaaaatttaaaagaatgaCTCTTACTAGGGAACATTTTGAACTCAtgctctccgatttgaacgaaactgaTCTAGGTCTATAAAGCAAGTCCTACTCGTAAGTTTCCCGCAATCAGAATTCCAGgttccaaagttcatttttgaacattttaaaaactcaaaaaagctaTTTTAAAGAGACCGTTTTAGATAGTGACTgcgaaattccaggagtgcAAGTTCATGAGTGAATTTCTGACCAATTTGTAAAATccaaataaagtgaaaaaaaaatatcttgagGAAGTTACGTAACGAGCGACTTTTTATCCAGCAAGTTCTCAAATTTCTTcaggaatttcaaatcactGTGGAGGcgttaaaaagttcaaattgcaatttgttCTCAACTCCGATCTATATGTAAAGACACTCAAAGATACTCATAccttatcaaaaaattcgctcgttatgtgaaaaatttgattttttaactttttctggaaaataaaaaatggtcaaaaattcaattttgaactgaaaCTCTTGGAATACTCTTGGGATTTTTCGGTACTAGCACAAAACGGTTGAGAAAGGTGCCCAATAAACACAGACCAAAGTTATACGTTCTGAAGTTCACTTTTTGCCCctccagaacgatttgaaatttctggaaaaaatttaagaaatcgcTGCATGGAGGCTTTACAATGGTGTCAAACTAGTACGTATTTTGTTGATGTGTGAGAGTTAAATTGAAGTAATCACTCATATTGGTTCTTgttcttcaaaataatttatatttcgtgaaaaatatttaaaaatgtccTTCAAACTgttcttttgaattttgtaaattttcaaaaattcgtcaaaaatccaaaaattaacttcagaacctgaaatttttgttacgaGGGTTTTTGGGACTTTCGCTTTCAATTTAGTTTGGTTTCATTCAACTCGTAAATTCGGAATTTTCCTTTGCTAATGGTGTATACTTATACCCCTCAGTTGATGAAATCGGTTCATAACTGTCAATGATGTATCTAGAGATTTTCAACAGAATTTGTGATTTTACTCCTTTTTTGGAGGAGTTGGGGGTCATGTAGTGATCTGAAAATTCGGTCACAGGAGCTTCTAGAATTTAGACCACAAAAATTAACTTCCACTTGTTGAACTACAGAATTCCAGCCCTGGTCAATTTGACATTTTAAGCCCGCGATGCTGTTcattggtttgaaaaattttactcaaaatatctCGTTAGGATTTACCTACTGGAAAGTTATTTTTGTCTGAGCGAGTGGCAAATTCTAAGGGGCCAAAATCAATTTATacatcgatttttgataaaaacttcgatgcataaaaaaaatttaattattggTGGAGATGTGAGCATAAATTAACCTGGACGATTTTGATACTCGGCAAACATTCATACACAACTCAACATTAGTTGCATACACCCCATGGCGGTTTCCCTGAAATACTTAAAGACACCacttttccttttttccaaCAGAAATTGATGAATCAGATCATTGTAAAGactcattttgaaatatgaaatgcATTTCGTAAAAACCATTACcggatttaaaaatatgaaatgacgATGACAAGTTTTTTGACCTCCTTTTTGTTACAGATTGCTCTCACCTAATGGTAAACTTCTGAAATTCAGCTGAAATGAATTCTCACATAACATTGGTACCCATCTGGTGGATATACACGTTGTTCTTGCTATCTCAAAACATCCAGTCATCCATTCAGCTAACTTCATCTAACGTTACAAAACTTGATGAAACAAATTCATCATCTTCCGACTGCAATACCTACACATCCTGTACAACTTGTGTAACATCCTCCTCACCCTGTGACTGGTGCATCGATGGACACAGGTGCACTCACGATACATCCGAGAACTGCCGAAACGATATCTTGGTAACAGGTGTAAACCACGGAGGACCTAGTTATCGCAGTGGACCCTCTTTCTGCCCCGCCATAACTGAAACCCTGGACGGATCATCAGATATTCTCGTCCATGCTGGTACCAGGAAAAGTATTCGAGTCAAGGTCCGCACCATTGCCCAATTCATTGTACAGACCCGATTCCTGTGTAAGTACAACGTTGAAGGACGTCTCAGAACCTTAAATGCTCAGTTACTTGCCGAGACGATGTATTGCGATTCGACGGAATTCTCCTACAATCATTCCGCACCTAATGTGACAGCTACTCTCGCTGTTATTTGGGGTGGTTCGAAACCTCTAGATAATCCATCAAACATACACGTAGTCATTTATAAGTGTAACGAAATGGCTAAAAGTGAAAACGCGTGTTCCTCTTTGGAGAAAAAATACGAATGTGGATGGTGTCAGAGTTCAAATCAGTGCCAGATTAGTAACCAATGCAACAATACTGTTCCCAACAAACCAGTAGATTTTTCCAATACTCGAATTGCGGACGTGAATCCGAAACAGTTGTCAAGAAGTGAAAGAAAACTTGTGAGTTTAACGATGGAGAATTTCCCCGAATCTGACACCCAGTTCGTGTGTGTTTTTGGCATTCAAGGAAAAGATATACTTACGAACGCCACTCGATTAAATTCTACTATAAGTTGTGCTACGCCGAGCACTGATTCGTTGCCATTTTTAGCCAAAGGCGAGTATAATTACACGGCTGAATTATCAGTCACTGCCACCAACAGTTCGATATCAAAATTTGGACTagcaaatgtgacatttttcgACTGCAATGCTTATTCCTCGTGTACAACGTGTGTAACATCTCCGTCTCCCTGTGATTGGTGCGTCGATGGGAACAGGTGCACTTATGATACATCCGAAAATTGCCGATACGATATCTTGGTAACAGGTGTAAACCATGGAGGACCTAGTTATCGCAGTGGACCCGCTTTCTGCCCCACCATTATTGAAACGTTGGGTGGATCATCAGAGATTCTTATTCATGCTGATACCAAGAAAAGTATTCGATTCAAGGTCCGCATGATTGGCCAATTCATTGTGCAGACCAGATTCCTGTGTCAGTATAATATCGAAGGAAAAGTTACTAGCTTGAACGCTGATCTAATTGGTGACACTATCTACTGCGAACAGATGAAATTCTCTTATACTCATTCCGCACCCAATGTGACTGTTCCTCTTGCTGTTATTTGGGGTGGTTCGAAATCTCTTGATAATCCGTTAGACATACATGTAGTCATTTATAAATGTAATGAAATGGCCAAAAGCAATGAAACGTGTTCGACTTTGACGGAAAAATATGGATGTGGATGGTGCCAGAGCACAAATCGTTGCGAGCATAGTAATGAATGTGCTCAATAGTGTTGGCGTATGGTGTATTGTCAAGTgaacttatacctactttttttttttttttttttttttttgaaagcgaAAATATCAATTGTTACAATCAAAGAGTACATATTTTGTAGAAGAGACGTGATAATATGTAGCAGAGCTGCTCAAGTCTTAAGTGCAGAATTCCTAAAGTGAGAGAGAAGAATAATCTAGGTttagta
The sequence above is a segment of the Planococcus citri chromosome 3, ihPlaCitr1.1, whole genome shotgun sequence genome. Coding sequences within it:
- the LOC135840153 gene encoding plexin-A4-like — translated: MNSHITLVPIWWIYTLFLLSQNIQSSIQLTSSNVTKLDETNSSSSDCNTYTSCTTCVTSSSPCDWCIDGHRCTHDTSENCRNDILVTGVNHGGPSYRSGPSFCPAITETLDGSSDILVHAGTRKSIRVKVRTIAQFIVQTRFLCKYNVEGRLRTLNAQLLAETMYCDSTEFSYNHSAPNVTATLAVIWGGSKPLDNPSNIHVVIYKCNEMAKSENACSSLEKKYECGWCQSSNQCQISNQCNNTVPNKPVDFSNTRIADVNPKQLSRSERKLVSLTMENFPESDTQFVCVFGIQGKDILTNATRLNSTISCATPSTDSLPFLAKGEYNYTAELSVTATNSSISKFGLANVTFFDCNAYSSCTTCVTSPSPCDWCVDGNRCTYDTSENCRYDILVTGVNHGGPSYRSGPAFCPTIIETLGGSSEILIHADTKKSIRFKVRMIGQFIVQTRFLCQYNIEGKVTSLNADLIGDTIYCEQMKFSYTHSAPNVTVPLAVIWGGSKSLDNPLDIHVVIYKCNEMAKSNETCSTLTEKYGCGWCQSTNRCEHSNECAQ